The Thermus brockianus genome window below encodes:
- a CDS encoding multicopper oxidase domain-containing protein yields MKGARFLLMAAVALGVPALAAVKRFELTAQSSVFPVDEGVYVKGFSFNGMSPGPMLVVEEGDTVEIVLKNVDSVAHGLSIHAANTQTSKFLGNVQPGEERVFRFTADFPGVFMYHCAPGGHGIMAHTMGGQHGMIVVEPKKKYRLEAELKRPPDLKLYIVQSEWYASGRDFFDGKATYVVFNGYNFRYVNEPIPVRPGDYIRIYFLNAGPSLTSTFHVVGGVWEYIYYQGNPDNVMKGSQTVLAGPSDSWVIEWRVPPVEGDYTLVTHVFNTAIKGAVGILRAKKDAPRVRAVPAEGPKALTAIPADAKRVLDPYGLGTPDHEHTVRMPLDPALTQPVAVGAKALEPLPVRVQMVGNSFYPKILEIPVGTTVEFVNEDVFDLLEGERTGRHDAVVINVQGPEPFVTPKLGHGERYRITFTQPGEYTYICSIHPYMKGVIRVYAPAEQKAHSPTH; encoded by the coding sequence ATGAAAGGCGCAAGGTTCTTACTGATGGCGGCGGTGGCCCTGGGGGTGCCTGCCCTAGCGGCGGTCAAGCGTTTTGAGCTGACGGCGCAAAGCAGTGTATTCCCCGTGGACGAGGGGGTTTACGTAAAGGGGTTCTCCTTTAACGGCATGAGCCCGGGGCCCATGTTGGTGGTGGAGGAAGGCGACACGGTGGAAATCGTTCTGAAGAATGTGGATAGCGTAGCCCATGGGCTTTCCATCCACGCCGCCAACACCCAGACCTCCAAATTCCTGGGCAACGTCCAGCCCGGGGAGGAACGGGTCTTCCGTTTCACCGCTGACTTCCCAGGTGTCTTCATGTACCACTGCGCCCCGGGTGGGCACGGGATTATGGCCCATACCATGGGTGGTCAGCACGGCATGATCGTGGTGGAGCCGAAGAAGAAGTACCGCCTCGAGGCTGAGCTCAAGCGCCCACCTGACCTCAAGCTCTACATCGTCCAGAGCGAGTGGTACGCTTCGGGAAGGGACTTCTTTGATGGCAAGGCTACCTACGTGGTTTTTAACGGGTACAACTTCCGCTACGTCAACGAGCCTATTCCCGTGCGGCCGGGCGACTACATTCGCATTTACTTCCTTAACGCCGGTCCCAGCCTCACCAGCACCTTCCACGTGGTGGGGGGCGTTTGGGAGTACATCTACTACCAAGGCAACCCGGACAACGTCATGAAAGGAAGCCAGACCGTGTTGGCAGGCCCTTCGGACTCCTGGGTTATTGAGTGGCGGGTACCTCCGGTGGAGGGGGACTACACCCTGGTGACCCACGTGTTCAATACCGCCATCAAGGGGGCCGTGGGAATTTTGCGGGCAAAGAAGGATGCCCCGCGGGTGCGCGCGGTGCCGGCAGAGGGACCGAAGGCCCTCACCGCCATCCCTGCGGATGCGAAGCGGGTACTGGACCCCTACGGCCTGGGAACCCCTGATCACGAGCACACGGTGCGCATGCCCCTGGACCCCGCCTTGACCCAACCCGTGGCCGTGGGAGCGAAGGCCCTGGAGCCCTTACCTGTGCGGGTACAAATGGTGGGCAACTCCTTCTACCCGAAAATCTTAGAAATCCCTGTGGGAACTACAGTGGAGTTTGTCAACGAGGACGTCTTTGACCTCTTGGAAGGAGAGCGCACGGGACGGCATGATGCCGTGGTCATCAACGTCCAAGGGCCCGAGCCTTTTGTTACCCCCAAGCTGGGTCACGGGGAGCGGTACCGCATCACCTTTACCCAGCCCGGGGAGTACACCTACATCTGCAGCATCCACCCCTACATGAAGGGTGTGATCCGGGTGTACGCGCCCGCCGAGCAAAAGGCCCACTCCCCCACGCACTAG
- a CDS encoding DUF542 domain-containing protein → MEGIALTTPVNEILRRYPEAVRLLSGLGLDTCCGGAEPLEEAARQAGRDPIEVLNALTNFLQKEVRQ, encoded by the coding sequence ATGGAAGGAATCGCCCTGACGACCCCGGTCAACGAGATCTTGCGGCGTTACCCGGAAGCGGTGCGGCTTCTGAGCGGGCTTGGCCTGGACACCTGCTGCGGCGGAGCTGAGCCCCTGGAGGAAGCGGCCAGGCAGGCAGGGCGGGACCCCATAGAGGTCCTGAACGCCTTAACAAACTTCCTGCAAAAGGAGGTGCGCCAATGA
- a CDS encoding cbb3-type cytochrome c oxidase subunit I, producing MALPLERTCPATGLRLFGVAETLVRWNAVAAVVFLLLGFLWVIPTTLNRVLGPEVVSPNLYYQATFLHGWNMLIFWILFFEVALLYFAASAILKTPLALPQLAWGGFGLMLGGAVLINYLGMAQPLSFLPFTPYVPLKAPPLFYLAVLLFAVGAILAVCVFFLTLHRAWKTKVYGPSMPLAAFGALTAAILATTTLLSGAIAFIPAFLWSLGLLPSLDPLWWRHTYWGFGHGAQQVNLAAMVTAWYLLALFTVGGTTPSERLSRIAFLLYLLGINLGSAHHLLTEPTGALSSAWTWVNTGYLIHVAVLGSLIHAFSVPAAIERGLRMKGFTQGLFTWLLRAPWGNPGFSALFLSVVLFGLLGGVSGVTMGSYDMNLKWHNTLAVVGHFKGTVVVGTSLAFMGLTYYLLPLLFRRKVVLPRLAAWQPWLFGLGMALLSLAMMRLGVVYGLPRRFGDTFQFGGSPFGFAYPPEASTLLAAMGIGGALSLAGGLLFVLLVVGSLFGGKRLSDEEIRLTYAVRSEEGPATPKGVYLLALLFLAFFLLYYLYNHYFLSQAWPIGIR from the coding sequence GTGGCCCTGCCTCTAGAACGCACGTGCCCTGCCACAGGGCTTAGGCTCTTTGGCGTTGCCGAAACCCTGGTCCGGTGGAACGCCGTAGCTGCTGTGGTCTTCCTGCTTTTGGGTTTTCTCTGGGTAATCCCCACCACCTTGAACCGGGTTCTTGGGCCAGAAGTGGTTTCCCCCAACCTGTACTATCAGGCTACCTTCCTGCACGGCTGGAACATGCTCATTTTCTGGATCCTCTTCTTTGAGGTGGCCCTCCTCTACTTTGCCGCTTCCGCCATTCTCAAAACGCCCTTGGCCCTGCCCCAGCTCGCGTGGGGAGGGTTCGGGCTCATGCTAGGCGGGGCGGTCCTCATCAACTACCTGGGCATGGCCCAGCCCCTTTCGTTCCTGCCCTTTACCCCCTATGTGCCCCTAAAGGCCCCCCCTCTTTTCTACCTAGCGGTCCTCCTCTTCGCCGTGGGTGCCATCTTGGCCGTCTGCGTTTTCTTCCTCACCCTCCACCGCGCCTGGAAAACAAAGGTCTACGGCCCCTCTATGCCCCTAGCCGCTTTCGGAGCACTCACCGCCGCCATCCTGGCCACCACCACCCTCCTCTCGGGAGCGATCGCTTTCATCCCCGCTTTTCTCTGGTCCTTAGGCCTCCTACCGAGCTTAGATCCCTTGTGGTGGCGGCACACCTACTGGGGTTTCGGCCACGGAGCCCAACAGGTCAACCTGGCCGCCATGGTCACCGCTTGGTACCTCCTGGCCCTCTTCACCGTGGGGGGCACAACTCCAAGCGAGAGGCTATCCCGCATTGCGTTTCTGCTTTACCTGCTAGGGATTAACCTGGGCTCGGCTCACCACCTCCTCACCGAACCGACGGGGGCGCTCTCTAGCGCCTGGACCTGGGTGAACACCGGCTACCTCATCCATGTGGCCGTTCTGGGAAGCTTGATTCATGCCTTTTCCGTGCCTGCAGCCATTGAACGCGGGTTGCGCATGAAGGGCTTTACCCAGGGGCTTTTCACCTGGCTCCTTCGCGCCCCTTGGGGGAATCCCGGTTTCTCCGCCCTTTTCCTTTCTGTAGTCCTCTTCGGCCTGCTGGGCGGCGTAAGCGGGGTAACCATGGGTTCCTACGACATGAACCTGAAGTGGCACAATACCCTGGCCGTGGTAGGCCACTTCAAGGGGACAGTGGTGGTGGGAACGAGTCTCGCTTTTATGGGGCTGACCTACTACCTCCTTCCGCTTCTTTTCCGCCGGAAAGTGGTTTTGCCGCGCCTGGCCGCCTGGCAACCTTGGCTCTTCGGCCTAGGGATGGCCTTGCTTTCCCTAGCGATGATGCGCCTTGGTGTGGTCTACGGCCTCCCCCGGCGGTTCGGAGATACTTTCCAGTTTGGGGGAAGCCCCTTTGGCTTCGCTTACCCCCCGGAGGCTTCTACCCTTCTTGCCGCCATGGGCATTGGCGGTGCGCTGTCCCTGGCAGGGGGGCTGCTCTTTGTCCTTCTGGTGGTGGGCTCGCTCTTTGGGGGCAAACGGCTAAGCGATGAGGAGATTCGCCTCACCTACGCCGTGCGCTCCGAGGAAGGCCCCGCCACCCCCAAAGGCGTTTACCTGCTCGCCCTGCTCTTTCTCGCCTTCTTCCTCCTGTACTATCTTTACAACCACTACTTCCTTTCCCAAGCGTGGCCCATCGGCATCCGGTAA
- a CDS encoding AraC family ligand binding domain-containing protein produces MNLREKARYGAVRGVELLADYPEVRLVLFSLQGGQEVRGRGEPRVHLLCLEGEGTLFAGEREVLARPGTLLDASPGEPHGARADQGRFLVLGIITPHP; encoded by the coding sequence ATGAACCTGCGAGAAAAGGCCCGCTATGGGGCGGTGCGGGGTGTGGAACTTCTGGCCGACTACCCCGAGGTGCGACTGGTCCTCTTCAGCCTGCAAGGGGGCCAAGAGGTGCGGGGGAGGGGGGAGCCTCGAGTCCACCTCCTCTGCCTGGAAGGAGAGGGCACCCTCTTCGCTGGGGAACGGGAGGTCCTGGCCCGGCCAGGCACGCTCCTGGACGCCTCCCCAGGCGAGCCCCACGGGGCGCGGGCCGACCAGGGGCGTTTTTTGGTCCTCGGCATCATCACCCCCCACCCATGA
- a CDS encoding TIGR04053 family radical SAM/SPASM domain-containing protein, with product MTRVMDGEGLIAKARNVERPDFAQYPYLVAWEVTNACMLACRHCRASAMPHPLPDELSTEEGLRLLEEVATYRPKPLLLLTGGDPLARSDLFLLLEKAKEQGLKVGLTPAATPLLTREMVFRLKEAGVNRLALSLDGAAPETHDAFRGERGTFARTLEALDWAKEAGLPTQVNTTVAQDNWPEIQALPPLLAEKGVVLWSLFFLVPVGRGKVLKQLSARQFEEVLHWLYEVSRTYPFHVKTTEAHHFRRVVLQRRKAEGRPDRALAAGESLYQEYFQDGMEHSRLGVTDGNGFVFVSATGNVAPSGFLPVYAGNVREKPLLEIYRESLLFRELRDKNLLKGKCGVCEYRYVCGGSRARAWAETGDYLAADPRCAYVPPAWLDLKGKRPLAERKEA from the coding sequence ATGACCCGGGTCATGGACGGCGAGGGCCTTATAGCGAAGGCTAGAAACGTGGAACGCCCCGATTTCGCCCAATACCCTTACCTCGTCGCCTGGGAGGTGACGAACGCCTGCATGCTGGCGTGCCGGCACTGCCGGGCCTCGGCCATGCCGCATCCCCTTCCTGATGAGCTTTCTACGGAAGAGGGCCTACGGCTTTTGGAGGAGGTGGCCACCTACCGGCCTAAGCCCCTCCTGCTTCTTACCGGGGGTGATCCCCTGGCTCGAAGCGACCTCTTTCTCCTGCTGGAAAAGGCAAAGGAGCAGGGGCTCAAGGTGGGGCTCACTCCTGCGGCTACGCCGCTTCTAACCCGGGAGATGGTTTTCCGCCTTAAAGAGGCGGGGGTTAACCGGCTCGCCCTTTCCTTAGACGGGGCGGCCCCTGAAACCCACGACGCTTTCCGGGGAGAAAGGGGAACCTTTGCCCGGACCCTCGAGGCCCTGGACTGGGCCAAGGAGGCAGGGCTTCCCACCCAGGTGAACACCACCGTGGCCCAGGACAACTGGCCGGAAATCCAGGCGCTTCCCCCTCTTTTGGCGGAGAAAGGGGTGGTGCTCTGGAGCCTGTTCTTCTTGGTCCCGGTGGGTCGGGGAAAGGTGTTGAAGCAACTTTCCGCCCGGCAGTTTGAGGAGGTCCTCCACTGGCTTTACGAGGTTTCCCGAACCTACCCCTTTCATGTGAAAACCACCGAGGCCCACCACTTCCGCCGGGTGGTTCTGCAAAGGCGGAAGGCGGAGGGAAGGCCTGACCGGGCCCTGGCGGCAGGGGAGAGCCTGTACCAGGAGTACTTCCAGGACGGGATGGAACACTCCCGCCTAGGGGTTACGGATGGCAACGGCTTCGTTTTCGTCTCTGCCACGGGGAATGTGGCCCCGTCGGGCTTTTTGCCGGTGTATGCAGGTAACGTGCGCGAAAAGCCCCTTCTGGAGATTTACCGGGAAAGCTTGCTCTTCCGCGAACTCCGTGACAAAAACCTCCTCAAGGGGAAGTGCGGGGTTTGTGAGTATCGCTATGTTTGTGGGGGGAGCCGGGCCCGGGCCTGGGCGGAAACGGGGGACTACCTGGCTGCTGATCCCCGCTGCGCCTATGTGCCTCCCGCATGGTTGGACTTAAAGGGCAAGCGTCCTCTTGCGGAAAGGAAGGAAGCATGA
- a CDS encoding YbaN family protein yields the protein MRLVYLILGLLFAGFGFLGTVLPVLPATPFFLVAVYLFSRSHPGLERWLLSLPRIGTLLQSYREGRGIPLNTKRLATGMALVAALFSTLSLPHPWIRALVFLLVAYGVHFLWWRVPTLAPQEGPKHQ from the coding sequence ATGCGGCTCGTTTACCTTATACTCGGCCTACTCTTCGCCGGGTTTGGCTTTTTGGGGACCGTGCTTCCCGTCCTCCCCGCCACCCCCTTTTTTCTGGTGGCGGTATATCTTTTTTCCCGTAGCCACCCGGGCTTGGAACGTTGGCTTCTCTCCTTGCCCAGGATCGGCACTCTGCTCCAGAGCTACCGCGAAGGCCGCGGCATACCCCTCAACACCAAGCGCCTAGCTACCGGCATGGCCTTGGTAGCGGCGCTTTTCAGCACCCTTAGCCTCCCCCACCCTTGGATCCGGGCCCTCGTCTTCCTCCTCGTCGCCTATGGGGTCCATTTCCTTTGGTGGCGGGTCCCCACCCTAGCGCCGCAAGAAGGCCCAAAACACCAATAA
- a CDS encoding RrF2 family transcriptional regulator: MPVRSLLRREESYALHALLLLAEEPGLSAMEIAQKLKAPPAFMAKVLSKLAKAGLVESRMGRAGGVWLKGTPEEISLLKVMETLSGPVALDLCATLKRCPTEERRGVCYLKPNLVRMNLEIRKALGSLTLKDLLPEKV, from the coding sequence ATGCCCGTGCGCAGCCTTCTTCGGCGGGAAGAGTCCTATGCCCTCCATGCCCTCCTCCTTTTGGCGGAGGAACCCGGCCTATCCGCAATGGAGATCGCCCAAAAACTCAAGGCTCCACCTGCCTTCATGGCCAAGGTGCTTTCCAAGCTGGCCAAGGCGGGGCTGGTGGAAAGCCGGATGGGACGTGCGGGAGGGGTATGGCTCAAAGGCACCCCTGAAGAGATTAGCCTCCTCAAGGTCATGGAGACCCTCTCTGGCCCCGTGGCCCTGGACCTCTGCGCCACCCTAAAACGCTGTCCCACCGAGGAGAGGCGGGGCGTCTGCTACCTCAAGCCCAACCTGGTGCGCATGAACCTAGAAATCCGGAAAGCCCTAGGGAGCCTCACCCTTAAGGACCTCCTTCCCGAAAAGGTTTGA